The Ictidomys tridecemlineatus isolate mIctTri1 chromosome 6, mIctTri1.hap1, whole genome shotgun sequence genome includes a region encoding these proteins:
- the Gdf11 gene encoding growth/differentiation factor 11 has translation MVLAAPLLLGFLLLALELRPRGEAAEGPAAAAAAAAAAAAAGAGGERSSRPAPSVAPEPDGCPVCVWRQHSRELRLESIKSQILSKLRLKEAPNISREVVKQLLPKAPPLQQILDLHDFQGDALQPEDFLEEDEYHATTETVISMAQETDPAVQTDGSPLCCHFHFSPKVMFTKVLKAQLWVYLRPVPRPATVYLQILRLKPLTGEGTAGGGGGGRRHIRIRSLKIELHSRSGHWQSIDFKQVLHSWFRQPQSNWGIEINAFDPSGTDLAVTSLGPGAEGLHPFMELRVLENTKRSRRNLGLDCDEHSSESRCCRYPLTVDFEAFGWDWIIAPKRYKANYCSGQCEYMFMQKYPHTHLVQQANPRGSAGPCCTPTKMSPINMLYFNDKQQIIYGKIPGMVVDRCGCS, from the exons aTGGTGCTCGCGGCCCCGCTGCTGCTGGGCTTCCTGCTCCTCGCCCTGGAGCTGCGGCCCCGGGGGGAGGCGGCCGAGGgccccgcggcggcggcggcggcggcggcggcggcggcggcggccggggCCGGGGGGGAGCGTTCCAGTCGGCCGGCCCCGTCCGTGGCGCCCGAGCCGGACGGCTGCCCCGTGTGCGTGTGGCGGCAGCATAGCCGCGAGCTGCGCCTGGAGAGCATCAAGTCGCAGATCCTAAGCAAACTGCGGCTCAAGGAGGCGCCCAACATCAGCCGAGAGGTGGTGAAGCAGCTGCTGCCCAAGGCGCCGCCGCTGCAGCAAATCCTGGACCTGCATGACTTCCAGGGCGACGCGCTGCAGCCCGAGGACTTCCTGGAGGAAGACGAGTACCACGCCACCACCGAGACCGTCATTAGCATGGCCCAGGAGA CGGATCCTGCAGTGCAGACAGATGGCAGTCCTCTCTGTTGCCATTTCCACTTCAGCCCCAAGGTGATGTTCACAAAGGTACTGAAGGCACAGCTGTGGGTGTACCTTCGGCCTGTGCCCCGCCCAGCCACAGTCTACCTGCAGATCTTGCGACTGAAACCCCTAACTGGGGAAGGGACCGcagggggagggggtggaggCCGCCGTCACATCCGTATCCGTTCACTCAAGATTGAGCTGCACTCGCGCTCCGGCCACTGGCAGAGCATCGACTTCAAGCAAGTGCTACACAGCTGGTTCCGCCAGCCACAGAGCAACTGGGGCATCGAGATCAACGCCTTTGATCCCAGTGGCACAGACCTGGCTGTCACATCCCTGGGGCCAGGAGCTGAGGGGCTG CATCCTTTCATGGAGCTTCGAGTCCTAGAGAACACAAAACGGTCCCGGCGGAACCTAGGCCTGGATTGTGATGAGCATTCAAGCGAGTCCCGCTGCTGCCGATATCCCCTCACAGTGGACTTTGAGGCTTTTGGTTGGGACTGGATCATCGCACCTAAGCGCTACAAGGCCAACTACTGCTCCGGCCAATGCGAGTACATGTTCATGCAAAAGTATCCGCATACCCACTTGGTGCAACAGGCCAATCCGAGaggctctgctgggccctgctgcaCCCCTACCAAGATGTCCCCAATCAACATGCTCTACTTCAATGACAAGCAGCAGATTATCTACGGCAAGATCCCTGGCATGGTGGTGGATCGTTGTGGCTGCTCCTAA